Proteins found in one Parasteatoda tepidariorum isolate YZ-2023 chromosome 7, CAS_Ptep_4.0, whole genome shotgun sequence genomic segment:
- the LOC122270443 gene encoding slit homolog 1 protein isoform X2, with amino-acid sequence MMIVLVLVLLVKTALSGSPCPPRENIYPCSCLNIKAQGSMIKTVVQCHRLHDKDTLGFVFHSLKSVNLDYFTLYDSFWNAEISTNKDTNPKAFPRDWLTSLRSKSIEIIDTSLPPCFACNFKSPCKNFETTRFVTVNSTSSSNLCPLCPTGRNNSYPWINCMNKLQELVLIRGKIETLGADFFPKRLESLKKLNLSHNEIRLINPRAFQGLDTLLSMDLSHNRIDSLQNMFINPMKLYYLDVSWNKIENLDATFFIKLPNLKLLFARSNHIAQLQEEHWKNLPITLTFADLADNPIKCNCNMKWVNSTIPQKTYLKGHCSRDKFYTTRNLKLNIKYFLQWCEKINKTTTVKPKQKQNSMLLVNKSEATNKVEQIMHIN; translated from the exons ATGATGATTGTTTTGGTCTTAGTTCTTCTCGTCAAAACAGCTCTATCGGGCAGTCCATGTCCTCCGAGGGAAAACATCTATCCTTGCAGCTGCCTCAATATCAAAGCACAAGGATCCATGATTAAAACTGTTGTACAATGCCATCGTTTGCATGACAAAGATACCTTAGGTTTCGTCTTCCATTCTCTGAAATCAGTGAATCTAGATTACTTCACTTTATACGATTCATTCTGGAATGCTGAAATCTCAACAAACAAAGACACTAACCCGAAAGCTTTTCCTCGTGATTGGTTGACTTCACTTCGAAGTAAATCGATTGAAATTATTGACACGTCATTGCCACCTTGTTTCGCATGCAATTTCAAGTCACCCTGCAAGAACTTCGAAACAACTAG ATTTGTGACAGTAAATAGTACAAGCTCGTCTAATCTTTGTCCACTATGCCCAACCGGACGAAACAATTCATACCCATGGATCAACTGCATGAACAAGTTGCAAGAACTTGTCTTAATCCGAGGAAAAATTGAAACTCTGGGTGctgatttttttccaaaaagattagaatcattaaagaaattaaatttgtccCATAACGAGATAAGATTGATAAATCCTAGAGCTTTTCAAGGTCTTGACACACTACTAAGCATGGATTTGTCTCATAATCGAATAGATTCGTTGCAGAATATGTTCATAAATCCTATGAAGTTGTATTACCTTGATGTCAG ttggaacaaaattgaaaatctgGATGCTACGTTCttcataaaattaccaaatctgAAATTACTCTTTGCAAGAAGTAATCATATTGCACAATTACAAGAAGAGCATTGGAAAAATCTTCCCATAACCCTGACATTCGCCGATCTTGCAG ATAATCCTATAAAGTGTAACTGCAACATGAAATGGGTGAACTCAACGATTCcccaaaaaacttatttgaaagGTCACTGTTCAAGAGACAAATTCTACACCACcagaaatctgaaattaaatatcaagTATTTTCTGCAATGGTGCGAGAAGATAAACAAGACCACGACTGTGAAACCGAAGCAGAAACAAAACTCGATGCTACTTGTAAACAAGAGTGAAGCAACAAACAAGGTTgaacaaataatgcatattaattga
- the LOC122270443 gene encoding matrix-remodeling-associated protein 5 isoform X1 — translation MSGDCKLSLCQYLLVIYRYSLKMMIVLVLVLLVKTALSGSPCPPRENIYPCSCLNIKAQGSMIKTVVQCHRLHDKDTLGFVFHSLKSVNLDYFTLYDSFWNAEISTNKDTNPKAFPRDWLTSLRSKSIEIIDTSLPPCFACNFKSPCKNFETTRFVTVNSTSSSNLCPLCPTGRNNSYPWINCMNKLQELVLIRGKIETLGADFFPKRLESLKKLNLSHNEIRLINPRAFQGLDTLLSMDLSHNRIDSLQNMFINPMKLYYLDVSWNKIENLDATFFIKLPNLKLLFARSNHIAQLQEEHWKNLPITLTFADLADNPIKCNCNMKWVNSTIPQKTYLKGHCSRDKFYTTRNLKLNIKYFLQWCEKINKTTTVKPKQKQNSMLLVNKSEATNKVEQIMHIN, via the exons ATGTCCGGTGACTGCAAACTCTCTCTCTGCCAATATCTTTTAGTTATTTACAG GTATTCTTTGAAGATGATGATTGTTTTGGTCTTAGTTCTTCTCGTCAAAACAGCTCTATCGGGCAGTCCATGTCCTCCGAGGGAAAACATCTATCCTTGCAGCTGCCTCAATATCAAAGCACAAGGATCCATGATTAAAACTGTTGTACAATGCCATCGTTTGCATGACAAAGATACCTTAGGTTTCGTCTTCCATTCTCTGAAATCAGTGAATCTAGATTACTTCACTTTATACGATTCATTCTGGAATGCTGAAATCTCAACAAACAAAGACACTAACCCGAAAGCTTTTCCTCGTGATTGGTTGACTTCACTTCGAAGTAAATCGATTGAAATTATTGACACGTCATTGCCACCTTGTTTCGCATGCAATTTCAAGTCACCCTGCAAGAACTTCGAAACAACTAG ATTTGTGACAGTAAATAGTACAAGCTCGTCTAATCTTTGTCCACTATGCCCAACCGGACGAAACAATTCATACCCATGGATCAACTGCATGAACAAGTTGCAAGAACTTGTCTTAATCCGAGGAAAAATTGAAACTCTGGGTGctgatttttttccaaaaagattagaatcattaaagaaattaaatttgtccCATAACGAGATAAGATTGATAAATCCTAGAGCTTTTCAAGGTCTTGACACACTACTAAGCATGGATTTGTCTCATAATCGAATAGATTCGTTGCAGAATATGTTCATAAATCCTATGAAGTTGTATTACCTTGATGTCAG ttggaacaaaattgaaaatctgGATGCTACGTTCttcataaaattaccaaatctgAAATTACTCTTTGCAAGAAGTAATCATATTGCACAATTACAAGAAGAGCATTGGAAAAATCTTCCCATAACCCTGACATTCGCCGATCTTGCAG ATAATCCTATAAAGTGTAACTGCAACATGAAATGGGTGAACTCAACGATTCcccaaaaaacttatttgaaagGTCACTGTTCAAGAGACAAATTCTACACCACcagaaatctgaaattaaatatcaagTATTTTCTGCAATGGTGCGAGAAGATAAACAAGACCACGACTGTGAAACCGAAGCAGAAACAAAACTCGATGCTACTTGTAAACAAGAGTGAAGCAACAAACAAGGTTgaacaaataatgcatattaattga